DNA from Vicinamibacterales bacterium:
CCGGCATCTCATGACCGACGAGAGCCAGCGCGACGAGCGCGTCATCGTACCGTCTCCCCTGCACGGCGAGGTGCAGGTTTATCAGCCGATGACCATTCTCGACATCAGCCGCGGCGGCACGCAGATCGAGACGGCGTTTTCGCTGCAGGTCGACTCGCTCCACGACTTCCGCATCTCGCTCGGCGAACGGTCGATCGTGGTGAAGGGACGCATCGCCAGCTGTCACGTCGGCGAATCGAGGGAAGGCGTGACCCTGCACCGCATCGGCGTCGAGTTCATCGAAACCTCCGGCCACGTCCAGTCAGCGCTCACCCACTTCGTCGAGGCCCTGAAACTGGTGCAGCGCGCGCACGCCCCCACCCCGTCGGTGATCGAAGGACAGATCGCCGAATAGCGCTACGACTCGACGCGCGGCGGCGACACGTACACGCTGACGGTGCTTTCGTGGCCATCGGTGTCGACGGCGGCGACGCCGAACACCCAGTCGTCGATGTTCATCCGGGGGAACGTGTACTCGGAGACGGCGCCGACGGTGATCTCGTGCTCCCAGCCGGGCGCCCAGGCGCTGCGCCAGAAGATGCGATAGCCGGCGGCGCCGGGCGATGCCTCCCAGCGCAGGTGGGCGTCGTAGCCGGACGGACGGCGATCGAGCGTCGGCGTGAGGCGGCCGCTCGCCGGCGCCTTGCGGGCGACGGCCGGCGGCGGAGGCGCGAGCGCCAGCGTCGCCATCGCGGCAGCGTTGAGGCGCGCGTTCTGCGCGAGATAGTGGACGTCGACGCCGTCGAGCGTGTCGTTCGGGCCGTGCTGCTTCCCGTAGTTCTCCTTCGACTCGCGGAACCCGATCGCGGCGAACCCCTCGGCGTTGAGCGCGCTGTGGTCGCCGCCGCGGCTGAATCGATCGGCGCGCGCCATCAGCCGCACCTGGTGATCGGGCACATAGGCGGCGCCAATTCGCGCCGCAAACACCGCCAGCTCACGAGACGGCGAATCCTCCGGCCCCTCCGAGTAGATGCGAACGGTGGCGCTGTCGACGCTGCCGTCGCCGCCGTGCGAGTTGCCGACGATGTCGTCGTTGAACCACGCCTGGATCGGGATGCTCTGCGCCTTTGCCATCTTGGCGTGCGCGCCCGAGCCGATCAGTCCCTGTTCTTCGCCCGCCACGCACATGAACACAAGCGTCGCGTCGAAATCGATCCCGCTCTCGGCGAAGACCCGCGCCAGTTCCATCGACAGCACCGTCCCGCTCCCGTCGTCGTTGGCCCCGGGCGCATCGATGTTGTAGTCCTGGCCGGGACGGGTCTGGGGGTCGGCTGAGACTGGCGGGCCTCCGGCCGCCGTCGCGGGCGGCGCTGCCCCGCCGCTGCGCTGCGGCGCGCCGCCGGCGTTGTTGCCCTGCTGGCCGGCGGCGCCGAGGTTCAGCGAATCGTAGTGGCCGCTGACGTAGATGCGCCGCGGCGAGCGGCCGGGCAGCACCGCCAACACGTTGCGGAGCTCGACATCGCGCGTGATGCGCCCCTTGGCTGGAATCTGGTAGGTGTCGAAGCTGACCTGCAGGCGCGGACTGCTCCGCTTCAGCTCGTCGAAAATCCACTGGCGCGCCGCGCCGATGCCGCGCGCCGGCGATGTGGCGTCGGACAGCGTGTTCCGCGTGCCGAATCCGACGAGCCTGCTCAGCAGCTGCTGCATGCGCTCTTCGGAGATTGAGCCGAGCAGCTTGACAATGCGCGGATCGATCGAGGCCGCCGGCGCCTGCGCATGCACGCCCGCCGTCGACGCCACGACCAGCATCATCCCCGCTAGCCCGAGCACCCTTAGCACCTTCAGCACCCTTAGCACACGCACCTTTCGCCCCCTT
Protein-coding regions in this window:
- a CDS encoding M20/M25/M40 family metallo-hydrolase; this translates as MLGLAGMMLVVASTAGVHAQAPAASIDPRIVKLLGSISEERMQQLLSRLVGFGTRNTLSDATSPARGIGAARQWIFDELKRSSPRLQVSFDTYQIPAKGRITRDVELRNVLAVLPGRSPRRIYVSGHYDSLNLGAAGQQGNNAGGAPQRSGGAAPPATAAGGPPVSADPQTRPGQDYNIDAPGANDDGSGTVLSMELARVFAESGIDFDATLVFMCVAGEEQGLIGSGAHAKMAKAQSIPIQAWFNDDIVGNSHGGDGSVDSATVRIYSEGPEDSPSRELAVFAARIGAAYVPDHQVRLMARADRFSRGGDHSALNAEGFAAIGFRESKENYGKQHGPNDTLDGVDVHYLAQNARLNAAAMATLALAPPPPAVARKAPASGRLTPTLDRRPSGYDAHLRWEASPGAAGYRIFWRSAWAPGWEHEITVGAVSEYTFPRMNIDDWVFGVAAVDTDGHESTVSVYVSPPRVES
- a CDS encoding PilZ domain-containing protein — translated: MTDESQRDERVIVPSPLHGEVQVYQPMTILDISRGGTQIETAFSLQVDSLHDFRISLGERSIVVKGRIASCHVGESREGVTLHRIGVEFIETSGHVQSALTHFVEALKLVQRAHAPTPSVIEGQIAE